From Fibrobacter sp., the proteins below share one genomic window:
- a CDS encoding transposase encodes MTRKTYTAEYKTKLVLEVIREESRLEEIAAENEINPNMLRNWKQEFLQNASKAFEKKESKAAKRAEKKKEEALEKEQTKMLKKIGQLTLERDFLQDCFRKCDLPIPKYDKSEE; translated from the coding sequence ATGACACGAAAGACTTATACCGCAGAGTACAAAACAAAGCTTGTCCTTGAGGTGATCCGAGAGGAAAGCCGCCTTGAGGAAATCGCCGCGGAAAATGAAATCAATCCCAATATGCTGAGGAACTGGAAACAGGAATTCTTACAGAACGCATCCAAAGCATTTGAGAAAAAGGAATCCAAAGCAGCAAAGCGCGCAGAAAAAAAGAAGGAGGAAGCCCTGGAGAAAGAACAGACCAAGATGCTGAAGAAGATCGGTCAACTCACGCTGGAACGTGATTTTCTCCAGGATTGCTTTCGCAAGTGCGACCTCCCCATCCCCAAATATGATAAATCCGAAGAATGA